One Deltaproteobacteria bacterium genomic window carries:
- a CDS encoding NAD(P)H-dependent oxidoreductase has product MNYLIVYSHYNPNSFNHVLLDILTDTLAERHQVELRDLYALHFNPALTENDMQSLEKGTPPEDIRVEQDFIRWADVIIFVYPIWWSGMPAILKGYIDRVFSFGFAYTVDESGSRGLLVGKKVYLVNTTGADEQTNIESGVFQSMHNLTDIGIFQFCGMELIGHNYFTAVPYVTDDERRVMISKFRSAVERLFRQ; this is encoded by the coding sequence ATGAATTATCTCATCGTTTACAGCCACTACAACCCCAACAGCTTCAATCATGTCCTGCTGGACATTCTGACGGATACGTTGGCCGAAAGGCATCAGGTTGAACTACGTGATCTTTATGCCCTTCATTTCAATCCAGCATTAACCGAAAACGATATGCAGTCCTTGGAAAAGGGAACGCCTCCCGAGGATATCCGGGTTGAGCAGGACTTTATCCGCTGGGCCGATGTGATCATCTTTGTCTATCCCATATGGTGGTCAGGTATGCCGGCCATTCTGAAGGGCTACATCGACCGTGTCTTTTCATTCGGCTTCGCCTATACTGTTGATGAATCTGGCTCCAGGGGGCTTTTGGTCGGGAAAAAAGTCTATCTCGTCAATACAACTGGGGCAGACGAGCAAACCAACATTGAGTCCGGGGTATTCCAGAGCATGCACAATTTAACGGATATCGGCATTTTTCAATTTTGCGGCATGGAACTGATCGGACATAATTATTTTACAGCCGTACCGTACGTCACAGACGATGAACGGCGGGTCATGATTTCAAAGTTCAGAAGTGCCGTAGAGCGTCTGTTCAGACAGTAA
- a CDS encoding HNH endonuclease, which translates to MPEIKTVKEHIAWSYANLAGAHNAVEVGAKKYGRLQYMIRARLFKGLASGSMSVGSIYDDEKIKYKYPKSCCYCGSIERLNMDHLIPRNRGGLDHADNIVWACTSCNSSKRDQDVLSWLKKKNVVPSILLLRRYLKLVLRYCTELNILEFPLEEAYKLDLPFELKNLPYKLEDLGERALWVEPISSAEKLEAIKG; encoded by the coding sequence ATGCCAGAAATCAAAACGGTAAAAGAACATATCGCTTGGTCTTATGCTAATTTGGCTGGTGCTCACAACGCGGTTGAAGTTGGCGCCAAAAAATATGGTCGACTTCAGTATATGATTCGCGCACGCCTTTTTAAAGGTTTAGCATCTGGATCCATGAGTGTGGGTTCTATATATGATGATGAGAAAATAAAATACAAGTATCCAAAATCGTGTTGCTACTGCGGCAGCATTGAGCGCTTAAACATGGATCATCTAATTCCAAGAAACAGGGGTGGACTTGATCACGCGGATAACATTGTATGGGCATGCACCTCATGCAACAGCTCTAAACGAGACCAGGATGTCCTGTCTTGGCTAAAAAAGAAAAATGTGGTGCCGTCAATACTATTGCTTCGTCGCTACCTAAAATTGGTGCTCAGGTACTGTACGGAACTAAATATTCTTGAATTCCCGTTAGAGGAAGCTTACAAATTGGATTTACCATTTGAACTTAAAAACCTTCCATACAAGCTCGAAGATCTAGGGGAAAGAGCATTATGGGTGGAGCCTATTTCGTCTGCTGAGAAGCTGGAGGCAATTAAGGGCTAA
- a CDS encoding DUF91 domain-containing protein: MGTEIKTWQIVDGKLQSIATNLKNEGRTEPYDLEPWLESNPAILGPDIVIIGRQTMSKSGPMDLLGIDKTGNVVIIEIKRDKLPRGALTQAIDYASDAAGWTIEKLGEICSEYSGKSLEETLTESFPDIDVETLTINDTQRIILVGFSVESALERMIEWLSDNFSVNINAVVLNYVKTAGGDELLIKTSIISEEFEQERVKKQKKFQIPMSDEPGTYPQEKLHKLLREYLSRQRVTNQRLRDVLLPVLLKRKSLTREQLKKELLEYDTTLDASKVGYHLTTMSSQLGMMKNDFLRQVVVYEYPNYAWEKDNFSIREEFKDLVREVLDEIKDKNSANKAMDSDKK, encoded by the coding sequence ATGGGTACCGAGATAAAGACGTGGCAGATTGTGGACGGCAAGCTCCAATCCATCGCCACCAACTTGAAGAATGAGGGCCGTACGGAACCGTACGACTTGGAGCCGTGGCTGGAATCCAATCCCGCAATTCTCGGGCCTGACATTGTTATCATCGGCCGTCAGACGATGTCGAAGTCCGGCCCGATGGATCTCCTTGGAATTGACAAGACCGGAAACGTTGTCATTATCGAGATAAAAAGAGATAAACTCCCTCGTGGGGCCCTTACCCAGGCAATCGACTATGCGTCCGACGCTGCCGGATGGACAATCGAAAAGCTCGGCGAAATCTGTTCGGAATACTCCGGCAAGAGTCTGGAGGAAACTCTCACCGAGTCCTTTCCTGATATCGACGTTGAAACCCTCACCATAAACGACACTCAACGAATCATTTTGGTAGGGTTCTCGGTCGAGTCAGCCTTGGAGCGGATGATCGAATGGCTATCTGACAATTTTAGCGTCAACATCAACGCTGTTGTCTTGAACTACGTCAAAACGGCTGGCGGAGACGAACTCCTCATCAAGACCTCGATTATTTCTGAGGAGTTCGAGCAGGAGCGCGTGAAGAAGCAGAAGAAGTTCCAAATTCCAATGTCGGATGAACCCGGCACATACCCACAGGAAAAGTTGCATAAGCTGCTCCGCGAGTACCTTTCACGACAGAGAGTTACGAACCAACGGCTCCGAGATGTGCTACTTCCTGTTCTCCTGAAGCGGAAGTCGTTGACTCGCGAGCAACTCAAGAAAGAGTTGCTCGAATACGACACGACGTTAGATGCGTCGAAGGTCGGATATCACCTGACGACGATGTCTTCCCAACTCGGGATGATGAAGAACGACTTTCTGCGGCAAGTCGTTGTCTATGAATATCCGAACTATGCATGGGAGAAAGACAACTTCTCGATTCGGGAGGAATTCAAAGACTTGGTCCGTGAAGTCCTTGATGAGATCAAAGATAAAAACAGTGCGAACAAAGCAATGGACAGCGACAAGAAATAG
- a CDS encoding alpha-ketoacid dehydrogenase subunit beta codes for MAIISFGQALNQALDLALSVDETVFVAGEGVGTSIHLDPRLPTFGLLDKYGTRRIKDTPVSEAAIVGLAVGASAMGLTPVIEIMFFPFMTLASDMLVNHAAKLRYMSGGQSTFPMTVRVKAGVNFGAGCQHSHNLEAWIAHSPGLKLVFPSTPADAKGLLLSAIFDPNPVVFVDELPLYWMQGEVPEGDLRIPIGKAKLVRAGTDCTIVTYGGCVYTALEAAGILAEDGISLEIIDLRTLVPLDKTTLLDSVRKTGRLLVLHDASRFCGFGAEIAAIAAEEAFNALKAPIVRIAAPDIPVPVSPPQEAFYKPKSEQVVMAARRLVAQE; via the coding sequence ATGGCTATAATATCATTCGGCCAAGCTTTGAACCAGGCACTGGACCTGGCTTTATCTGTGGATGAGACTGTTTTTGTGGCCGGTGAAGGCGTTGGCACCTCGATTCATCTGGATCCGAGGCTTCCGACTTTCGGCCTGCTTGATAAATACGGTACCCGCCGGATCAAAGATACACCGGTCAGCGAGGCAGCCATTGTCGGTCTTGCAGTTGGCGCTTCAGCCATGGGGTTAACACCGGTAATAGAGATCATGTTTTTCCCATTTATGACGCTGGCGTCTGACATGCTGGTCAATCATGCTGCCAAACTTCGTTATATGAGCGGCGGCCAAAGTACTTTCCCCATGACGGTGCGCGTCAAAGCCGGCGTCAATTTCGGGGCCGGTTGTCAACATTCTCACAACCTGGAAGCCTGGATTGCACACAGCCCCGGGCTTAAGCTCGTTTTTCCCAGTACGCCGGCGGATGCTAAAGGTTTGCTTTTAAGTGCCATATTCGATCCCAATCCCGTGGTGTTTGTCGACGAGTTGCCCCTTTACTGGATGCAAGGTGAGGTACCAGAAGGAGATCTACGTATCCCCATAGGAAAAGCCAAATTGGTTAGGGCGGGTACGGATTGTACGATAGTTACCTACGGCGGGTGCGTTTATACGGCACTAGAGGCTGCTGGCATTCTGGCTGAAGACGGTATTTCTCTTGAAATAATCGACCTTCGTACGCTAGTGCCGCTGGACAAAACAACCTTGCTGGATTCAGTTCGAAAGACTGGTCGTCTGTTGGTGCTGCATGATGCCTCCCGATTCTGTGGGTTCGGAGCAGAAATTGCAGCGATTGCCGCAGAAGAAGCTTTTAACGCCCTTAAGGCTCCTATTGTCCGGATAGCAGCGCCTGACATTCCTGTGCCGGTATCACCGCCCCAAGAAGCTTTTTATAAGCCGAAGTCGGAGCAAGTTGTTATGGCTGCTCGACGTCTTGTTGCGCAAGAATAG
- a CDS encoding thiamine pyrophosphate-dependent dehydrogenase E1 component subunit alpha: MQQAMLDPDIRKALYSDMVLIRKFEERIIELSREKARVVGMQILAVGQEAVAAGVIKALQSEDVIVSNHRSHGHLLAKGADPKRLMAEIMTKATGVNKGKAGTLHLTVPSVNAIMTSTVVGASPPLAMGAAFAQQYLGRPHITVVFFGDGAAAEGSVHEAMNMAALWKLPILFVCENNAWAGAQCLADHSCIKDIFKRAQAYNMPGEAVDGNDAEAVYGLSLKMADYCRSGNGPVLIEAVTYRMRGHGEHDVGHYMDKAELNEWAGRCPVRRLRERLVKEGILSPRQCDAIEAEMIDKVDAAVAFGDQSPFPEPEAALEDLWVS, translated from the coding sequence ATGCAGCAAGCCATGTTGGATCCAGATATTCGAAAGGCGCTGTACAGCGACATGGTACTCATCCGTAAATTTGAAGAAAGGATTATAGAATTATCCCGGGAAAAAGCGCGCGTGGTCGGCATGCAAATTCTTGCTGTGGGCCAGGAGGCCGTGGCTGCGGGCGTTATAAAAGCGCTTCAATCCGAGGATGTAATTGTCTCCAACCACCGCAGCCACGGGCATTTGCTGGCTAAAGGTGCGGATCCAAAACGGCTGATGGCAGAAATTATGACCAAGGCTACCGGGGTAAACAAGGGCAAAGCAGGCACCTTGCACCTTACCGTACCATCCGTTAATGCCATCATGACCTCAACGGTAGTAGGTGCATCACCCCCTCTTGCGATGGGAGCAGCGTTTGCTCAACAATATCTGGGCCGGCCGCACATCACCGTGGTGTTTTTTGGTGATGGTGCTGCAGCGGAAGGAAGCGTGCACGAAGCCATGAACATGGCCGCTCTTTGGAAACTTCCGATTCTTTTTGTCTGCGAGAACAATGCATGGGCCGGAGCCCAGTGTCTGGCCGATCATTCGTGCATTAAAGATATCTTCAAACGCGCACAAGCCTATAACATGCCGGGCGAAGCTGTTGATGGAAACGATGCGGAAGCTGTTTACGGCCTGTCACTTAAAATGGCGGATTACTGCCGCAGCGGTAATGGGCCGGTCCTGATCGAAGCTGTTACGTATCGTATGCGGGGGCATGGCGAACATGATGTAGGACATTACATGGACAAAGCCGAGTTAAATGAGTGGGCCGGGCGCTGTCCGGTCAGAAGGTTACGGGAACGCTTGGTGAAAGAAGGGATCCTGTCACCACGGCAGTGCGATGCCATTGAAGCTGAAATGATTGACAAGGTGGATGCCGCTGTAGCATTTGGCGATCAAAGTCCGTTTCCCGAACCAGAAGCAGCGCTTGAAGATTTGTGGGTTTCTTAA
- a CDS encoding sulfide/dihydroorotate dehydrogenase-like FAD/NAD-binding protein, giving the protein MNSKKEHPRQQVPISPDPFTIVEKELLAKRTICKMVIEAPLIARKAKAGQFIILRVNEAGERVPMTITEKDLTKGTITIYYQVVGKTTALMRNMKVGDRFKDVVGPLGQPDEIEKVGKVVMVGGGTGTAVLYHITQAYRALDNYLVGIVGAREKDLIILKEEMGALCDELILTTDDGSCGQKGIVTEALMNYLKTSHDVKLVWAIGPLAMMKAVCGITRLFQIKTMVSLNPIMVDGTGMCGCCRVTAGGQTRFACVDGPSFNGHLVDFDELLKRKGMYLNQERESLLFSVR; this is encoded by the coding sequence ATGAACAGTAAAAAGGAGCACCCGCGTCAACAAGTTCCCATTTCTCCAGACCCGTTTACCATCGTTGAGAAAGAGCTTCTGGCTAAAAGGACCATCTGCAAGATGGTCATCGAAGCGCCACTTATTGCCCGTAAGGCTAAGGCCGGCCAGTTCATCATTCTGCGCGTTAATGAAGCCGGTGAACGGGTACCCATGACCATTACGGAAAAAGACCTCACCAAAGGCACCATCACCATTTACTATCAGGTTGTGGGCAAAACCACGGCCCTGATGCGCAACATGAAAGTCGGGGATCGGTTCAAGGATGTCGTCGGACCGCTCGGTCAGCCGGACGAAATCGAAAAAGTCGGCAAGGTGGTCATGGTGGGCGGCGGGACAGGAACCGCTGTTCTCTACCACATCACCCAAGCTTACCGGGCCCTCGACAATTATCTGGTCGGCATTGTCGGTGCCAGAGAAAAAGATCTCATCATACTGAAGGAGGAAATGGGAGCTCTTTGCGATGAACTCATCCTTACCACCGATGACGGCAGTTGCGGACAAAAGGGCATCGTGACGGAAGCCCTCATGAATTACTTGAAAACATCTCATGACGTAAAACTGGTCTGGGCCATCGGTCCACTGGCCATGATGAAGGCGGTCTGCGGCATCACACGGCTTTTCCAGATCAAGACCATGGTCAGTCTCAACCCGATCATGGTGGACGGAACCGGTATGTGCGGCTGTTGCCGTGTCACCGCCGGAGGGCAAACCCGTTTCGCCTGCGTGGACGGACCAAGCTTCAACGGCCATCTTGTCGACTTCGATGAACTGCTCAAAAGAAAAGGCATGTACCTGAATCAGGAACGGGAATCCCTCCTGTTCTCTGTCAGATAA
- the gltA gene encoding NADPH-dependent glutamate synthase produces the protein MMEEKAQTEKINRQKMPEQNVSSRIRNFTEVPLGYDPRAARREASRCIMCKNPKCVDGCPVGIDIPAFIKLIKEGKFLEAIYKIKEKNSLPAVCGRVCPQEDQCEKMCILGLKGEPVGIGNLERFAADYEYTQPLAEAKNPAKLTGKKVAVVGSGPSGLTVAADLALLGHDVTIFEALHESGGVLIYGIPEFRLPKAIVKREVDYLRSLGVKIYTDMIIGKLFTVDELFERGFEAVYLGVGAGLPVFMGIPGENLNGILSANEFLTRVNLMKGYEFPDADTPVYVGNQVAVIGGGNVAMDCARTALRLGAKMVTVLYRRSRREMPARLDEVIRAEEEGIIFHYLTNPIRYLANEQNWVKGIECIRMELTEPDDSGRRNVIPIAGSEQILDFDTVVVAVGAGANPVLSSTTPDLKLNSKGYYIVDPVTGLTSKPRVFAGGDIVTGSATVISAMGAGRESAQAIHKLIMGIKDAPET, from the coding sequence ATGATGGAGGAAAAAGCCCAGACTGAAAAAATCAACAGACAGAAAATGCCAGAACAGAACGTCTCATCCCGGATACGCAACTTTACGGAAGTGCCCCTGGGTTACGATCCACGAGCAGCCCGGCGAGAAGCATCCCGCTGCATCATGTGCAAGAATCCGAAATGCGTGGATGGATGCCCTGTCGGTATCGATATTCCGGCTTTTATCAAGCTGATTAAAGAGGGTAAATTTCTTGAGGCTATTTATAAGATCAAGGAAAAGAATTCCCTTCCAGCGGTCTGTGGAAGGGTATGTCCCCAGGAGGATCAATGCGAAAAAATGTGTATCCTGGGATTGAAAGGAGAACCCGTCGGTATCGGCAATCTGGAACGTTTCGCCGCCGATTATGAGTACACCCAGCCACTGGCCGAGGCAAAAAACCCGGCCAAGCTCACGGGGAAAAAGGTCGCCGTCGTCGGTTCGGGCCCCTCCGGATTGACCGTGGCCGCCGATCTGGCCCTCCTGGGGCATGACGTGACCATCTTTGAAGCCCTCCATGAATCGGGCGGCGTGCTCATCTATGGCATTCCGGAATTCCGCCTTCCCAAAGCAATCGTCAAGCGCGAGGTCGATTACCTCAGGTCCCTCGGCGTCAAGATTTACACCGACATGATCATCGGTAAGCTTTTTACCGTTGATGAACTGTTCGAGCGGGGTTTTGAAGCCGTCTACCTGGGTGTTGGCGCGGGACTTCCAGTCTTCATGGGCATCCCCGGAGAAAATCTCAATGGAATCCTTTCAGCAAACGAATTTCTCACCCGGGTCAACCTGATGAAAGGGTACGAGTTCCCCGACGCGGACACCCCGGTTTATGTGGGCAACCAGGTCGCCGTCATCGGTGGCGGTAACGTGGCCATGGACTGCGCGCGAACGGCCCTGCGCCTCGGCGCAAAGATGGTGACCGTCCTGTATCGCCGCTCAAGAAGGGAAATGCCTGCCCGCCTGGATGAAGTCATCCGGGCCGAGGAGGAAGGCATCATCTTTCATTATCTGACAAATCCGATCCGTTATCTGGCGAACGAACAGAACTGGGTCAAAGGGATCGAGTGCATCCGCATGGAACTGACCGAACCGGATGATTCCGGGCGCCGGAATGTCATTCCCATTGCCGGATCGGAACAGATTCTTGACTTTGATACGGTCGTGGTCGCGGTCGGCGCCGGCGCAAATCCGGTGCTTTCATCAACGACACCGGATCTGAAATTAAACTCGAAGGGCTACTATATCGTGGATCCGGTCACGGGCCTTACATCGAAACCCCGCGTCTTTGCGGGAGGTGATATCGTCACGGGGTCGGCCACGGTCATCTCGGCGATGGGTGCCGGCCGAGAGTCCGCCCAGGCCATCCACAAACTGATCATGGGAATTAAAGACGCCCCAGAGACCTGA